One genomic region from Bacillus rossius redtenbacheri isolate Brsri chromosome 6, Brsri_v3, whole genome shotgun sequence encodes:
- the LOC134533291 gene encoding large ribosomal subunit protein mL46, which yields MYLTKRLRCVLQLCAEKCSHISTGNCYNRSYSQSQTYSKEKWDLLSGVCVERKRVISKQMTQLEDKFTQLLERIEFERSLKSDHEVRRELDERQAELLKKGEVPEADEQKSTQTAQDFEDLCQEELVNFKFAPRECGDEADVRSVERRLDSSVLLLVKQRLADEYVWALPHGARSEGEAMHQAAARVLQQSCGANLNVRFFGFAPCGFYKYLYPRKVRLERSGTVGAKIFFYKAEFLSGCVECNGESVKDFKWLGQDELAAELHKDYYRSVSAFLIDEN from the coding sequence ATGTACCTAACTAAAAGATTAAGGTGCGTCTTACAATTGTGTGCTGAGAAATGCAGTCATATTTCAACTGGAAATTGTTATAACAGAAGCTACAGCCAAAGTCAAACTTACAGCAAAGAAAAATGGGACTTATTGAGTGGTGTTTGCGTTGAAAGGAAACGTGTGATTTCAAAACAAATGACACAACTCGAGGATAAATTTACCCAGCTTTTAGAGCGAATTGAGTTCGAACGTAGTTTGAAGAGTGACCACGAGGTGCGACGTGAGCTGGACGAAAGACAGGCGGAATTGTTGAAGAAGGGTGAAGTTCCTGAAGCAGACGAACAGAAGTCGACTCAAACGGCACAGGATTTTGAAGACCTGTGCCAGGAGGAGCTTGTTAATTTCAAGTTCGCGCCGAGGGAGTGCGGTGACGAGGCGGACGTGCGCTCAGTGGAGCGGCGGCTGGACAGCAGCGTGCTGCTGCTGGTGAAGCAGAGGCTGGCAGACGAGTACGTGTGGGCGTTGCCGCACGGCGCGCGAAGCGAGGGAGAGGCAATGCACCAGGCGGCCGCCAGGGTGCTCCAGCAGTCGTGCGGCGCCAACTTGAACGTGAGGTTCTTTGGCTTTGCCCCGTGCGGCTTCTACAAATACTTGTACCCTAGAAAAGTAAGGTTGGAACGTTCAGGTACTGTGggtgcaaaaatatttttctacaaaGCGGAATTTCTGTCAGGGTGTGTTGAATGCAATGGTGAGTCGGTGAAAGACTTCAAGTGGCTTGGACAAGATGAATTGGCTGCAGAGCTGCACAAAGATTACTATAGAAGTGTTTCTGCCTTCTTAATAGATGAGAACTAA